DNA from Amycolatopsis sp. DSM 110486:
ATCGCGTGGGGCTCCAACTTCCCCGCGGCCGACGGCGTGCTGCCCGACCTGCTGGCCGAGGCCCGCGAGACGGTCTCCGTGCTGCCCGAAGCCGACCTCGACCAGATCTTCGGCGGGACCGCCGCCGCCTTCTACCCGTCGCTGAAGGGTGCGAGCCGTGCCTGAACCCACGATCCTGCGGACCGTCCTCGCGGACTACCCGCACACCAAGCCGCTCAAGAACGGCGAGGTCACCAGCCCGTCGGTCGAGCTCGACTTCACCGCGGTGTCGCCGGTGCACAAGGCGTTCGCCCCGATGGTGCGCGACGAGGCCTATGACCTGAGCGAGCTGGCCATCGTCACGGCACTGCAGGCGATCGCGTACGGCCGCCCTGTGGTGCTGCTGCCGGCCGTGGTCGCGTCGCGGTTCCAGCGCGGCTGCCTCATCGCCCACGCGGCGCGCCCGGTGGACCCGGCCGAGCTCAAGGGCAAGCGCATCGGCGTGCGCGCCTTCACCCAGACCACCGGCATGTGGGTGCGGGCGCACCTCACCGAGGACTTCGGCCTCGCCTCGCGCGACATCCACTGGCTCACCCGCGACGGCGCCCACGTCGCCGAGTACGAGGACCCGGACTTCGTCGAGCACGGCGTCGGCGAAGCGAGCCTGCCCGACCTCCTGCGCGAAGGCCGCATCGACGCCACCATCCTCGGCAACGACCTGCCCGAGGGCGACGAGTTCGTGCGGGTGATCCCCGACGCCGCCGCGCGCGACGAGCAGTGGTGGCGCGAGCACGGCTTCATGCCGATCAACCACATGGTCGTCGCGGGGGAGTCCGTGAGCCGCCGCGACCCCGGTGCGGTCCGCGAGGCGTACGAGCTGCTGCGCCGCGCCGACGCGACCGTCGAGCGGCCCGACGGCGCGCCGGTCCCCACGGTGTTCGGCTTCGAGCGGCTGAGCGGGCCGATCGAGCTGATCGTCGAGGCGTGCCTCGAACAAGGCCTGCTCCCACGCCGCCTCGACGCCGACGAGGTGTTCGCGCCGGCGCGCCGGATCCTCGGCTAGCCGCCAGCTTTCCCCACCGGAGATTCAACGGAGAAACCGGAAGACGATGAGCGAAACCACGTCCACGGGCGCCCCCGGGCAGACCCGCAAGCGCAAGCCGTTCTACCAGGACCTGACCTTCCAGGTCCTCGCCGGCGTCGTCGTCGGCGTGCTCGTGGGCGCGCTCGCGCCCTCGGTCGGCCACCACGTCGACTTCCTCGGCGACATCTTCATCCACCTCATCCAGATGGTCGTCGGCCTGATCATCTTCTGCACGGTCACGCACGGCATCGCCAGCGTGCGAGACCTCGGCAAGGTCGGCCGCATCGCGGTGAAGTCCATTGTGTACTTCGAGGTGATCACCACGATCGCACTGGTGATCGGCCTCGTGGTGGTCAACGTGCTGAAGCCCGGCGTCGGCATGAACATCGACCCGTCGTCGCTGCACGCGCCGGCTTCGGCGGCGCCGGCCAAGTCGGAGGGTTTCGACGACTTCCTCGTGAGCCTCGTGCCCACGTCGGCCGTCGACGCGTTCGCCAAGGGCGAGATCCTGCAGGTCCTGGTGTTCTCGGTCCTGTTCGCCTGCGGTCTCGCCGCGCTGGGCGAAAAGGCGCAGCCGGTGCTGAACATCGTCGGCACCGTGCAGCAGTCGCTGTTCTGGATCATCAAGAAGGTCATGCGGCTCGCGCCGTTCGCCGCGTTCGGGGCCATCGCGTTCACGGTGTCGAAGTACGGGCTGAGCACGCTGTTGCCGTTGGGCAAGCTGGTCGGGGTGTTCTACCTGATCGTGGTGCTGTTCTTCGTGCTCGTGCTGTGGCCGGTCTCGCACTACGCCGGGGTCAGCCTGTGGAAGGTGCTGCGGTACTTCCGCGCGGAGCTGGTGCTGGTGCTCGGCACAAGCTCGTCGGAAAGCGTGTTTCCGCAGCTCACGGCGAAGCTCGAAAAGCTGGGCGTGGACGAGCCGGTGGTGGGGCTCGTGCTGCCCACCGCGTACAGCTTCAACCACGACGGCACGTGCCTCTACTTCGCCGCGGTGAGCGTGTTCCTGGCGCAGGCCACCGGCACGGACCTGAGCTGGCAGGCGCAGCTGGGCCTGCTGTTCGTGCTGCTGCTGACGTCCAAGGGCGGCGCGGGTGTGTCGGGTTCGGCCATCGCAGTGCTGGCGCTGACGTTGGCGGCCACGCACACGATCCCGGTCAGCAGCATCGCGCTGGTGCT
Protein-coding regions in this window:
- a CDS encoding cation:dicarboxylate symporter family transporter yields the protein MSETTSTGAPGQTRKRKPFYQDLTFQVLAGVVVGVLVGALAPSVGHHVDFLGDIFIHLIQMVVGLIIFCTVTHGIASVRDLGKVGRIAVKSIVYFEVITTIALVIGLVVVNVLKPGVGMNIDPSSLHAPASAAPAKSEGFDDFLVSLVPTSAVDAFAKGEILQVLVFSVLFACGLAALGEKAQPVLNIVGTVQQSLFWIIKKVMRLAPFAAFGAIAFTVSKYGLSTLLPLGKLVGVFYLIVVLFFVLVLWPVSHYAGVSLWKVLRYFRAELVLVLGTSSSESVFPQLTAKLEKLGVDEPVVGLVLPTAYSFNHDGTCLYFAAVSVFLAQATGTDLSWQAQLGLLFVLLLTSKGGAGVSGSAIAVLALTLAATHTIPVSSIALVLGVHSVLSAAFVFTNIAGNCVATLVVGKWEKAIDRVTLHRELDAGYVAA